One window of the Candidatus Saccharibacteria bacterium genome contains the following:
- the heR gene encoding heliorhodopsin HeR codes for MKKITARSLKKLNIIAGCLHLAQAVAVLLLSKSLPVPVSGNYLEFDKATQSLQPTTTTLFNVDLPWLIAAFFFLSAFFHFTIATVYNRRYAADLKLGINKLRWVEYAISASTMMVAIGMLVGIYDFSSLLMMFSLTAVMNLLGLVMEVHNQTTKKTNWLSFNLGTFAGLIPWVVVAFYMWLGAANGSAAPTFVYWISVSIFVFFSCFALNMVLQYKQVGKWRDYLYGERAYIILSLVAKSLLAWQVFGGTLRP; via the coding sequence CTTGCATCTGGCGCAAGCCGTGGCGGTCCTCTTACTCAGCAAGTCATTGCCTGTGCCCGTTAGCGGTAACTACCTCGAGTTCGACAAAGCAACCCAGTCACTCCAACCGACAACAACGACGCTTTTTAACGTTGACCTGCCCTGGCTGATTGCTGCCTTCTTTTTCCTCTCGGCCTTTTTCCACTTTACTATCGCCACTGTGTACAACAGGCGCTATGCTGCCGACCTCAAACTCGGCATAAACAAACTACGCTGGGTCGAATACGCCATTTCGGCCAGCACCATGATGGTCGCCATTGGCATGTTAGTGGGTATCTACGATTTCAGTTCACTGCTGATGATGTTTAGCCTGACCGCCGTCATGAACCTGCTCGGGCTCGTCATGGAAGTGCACAACCAAACCACCAAAAAGACTAATTGGCTCAGCTTCAACCTTGGTACCTTCGCTGGCCTCATCCCTTGGGTAGTCGTGGCATTTTATATGTGGCTCGGAGCAGCCAATGGGAGTGCCGCCCCAACGTTTGTGTACTGGATATCTGTCTCTATTTTCGTATTTTTCAGCTGCTTTGCGCTGAATATGGTGCTGCAGTACAAGCAGGTTGGTAAATGGCGCGATTACCTCTACGGCGAACGCGCCTACATCATTTTGAGCCTTGTGGCCAAATCGCTCTTGGCGTGGCAGGTCTTTGGTGGCACGCTCCGTCCATAA